From the Thermus brockianus genome, the window GCCGATGGGGGTGCGGGCGGCGGAAACGAGGTAAACCGGCTTCATGGGCCCATCATACCTCCCCCCTTTGGGGGATGCGAAAACCCCACCCCAAGCCCCACCCTAAAAGGCATGATGAGGGTTAGAGGCATCGCCACACCCGTTACCCTGGTGGTGCTCATGGTGGTGTTCGTGAGCCTCCTGGCGGCCACGAGCTACATGGCCTTGGGCGCCCTCAAGGGAAGCGCCACGGAGCGCGGGGCATACCAGGCCTTCCTGGTGGCGGAAAGCGCCCTGGACGCCTTTCCCCTCCTGGCCAAGTCCGCCGGGTGCGGCGGCGCCGCCCCCGCCTCGTACAGCCTCCCCACCGGGGGAAGCGCCGCCAGCGCCACCTACGTCTACACCAGCGGCGTCACGGAGGTAAACGGCCAGAAGAGGCTTCCCGCCTCGGGGGGGACCCTCGAGGTCCAGGCGGTGGCGGAGTGGGGCGGGGCCAAGGCCCGGGTGGCCAAGCGCTTCCAGGTGGGGTGCGGCATCGCCGGGGCCGTGCCCGCGGCCTTGACCTCGAGGCCCAGGGTGGAAGTTAGTGGCAATGCCCAGGTCATCGGCCAGGACTTCACGAACGCCACCGGCCTCCTCGAGGTGAGCCTCACGGGCACCACCTCCCTTGTCCTGCAAAGCGTGTTGACCCAGCAGGGCACCTTCACCCTTCCGGTGCAGGACGCAAGCCTCATCCCCGTGGGGGGCTACGTGCAGATCAGCACGGGCGGCACCCCCCAAGACCTACCGCGTGGAAGGCAAGAGCGGGAACACCCTCACCCTAAAGCCCCTCTTCACCCCTAGCCTGACCGATGTTATCCCCGCATCCGCCCCAGTCCAGCTCGTGCAGTACGGGGTAAAGTCCTACACAAGCCCCAACACGCTCTACCTCGCCGACGCCCGGGGACTTGTGGTGGGTCAGGCGGTTCGGGTAGGGAGTGCCCAAGCTACGGTCACCAGCGTGGACCCGGCCACCGGGCAGGTCACCGTGAAGGACTGGTCCGGCACACCCCCCACCAGCATCCCTGAGGGCACCCCCCTGGTGGCCCAAGTGGTGGGCGCGGCCAGCAACCTTAGCATTGATACCAGCGGTCAAGGACAAGTACTGTATGGTTCCTTGCCCAATAGCCCTCTGGTTCCCAGCGATCCCAACGAGCTCTTTCTGCGCGTCTTCGGCATGACGAAGGCGGATTTTTTAAGCCTCTACCCCCCCACGAGCGCCAGCAACTTTAGCGGCACCCTCAGCAACTGGGAACTCAAGGTGGTCCAGGGGCCCCTGAACCTCACGGGCAGCTCCCGGCTCTGCGGCCAAGGGATCCTGGTGGTCATCGGCAACCTCACGGTAAACGGCTCCTGCGATAGCGGCTTCCAAGGGCTCATCTACGTGGCCGGCGACTACGACCAGCAAGGCAACGCCGTCCTCACCGGAAGCGTGGTGGTGGAGGGCGTGGCGAACCTTCAGGCCTGCAACGGTAACGAGTGCTGGACCCAGATCGCTGGCACCGACCAAGGCAACGGGAAAGGCAGCGGGAAAGGCAGCGGGCAAGACGGCGGGAAAATCACCTACGATCCCCTGGTCATGCAGAGGCTCCGCATGGCCACGCAGGGAGCGGTGGTCATCCGGGCACTTGCGGGAAGCTGGAGGCGCCTGTGAGGCGTGGGTTTAGCCTGCTGGAACTCCTGGTGGTCATCGCCATCCTGGGGGTCCTCTTGGCCCTGGTCCCGCCCAGTTACCTGCGCTGGCGGGCCCAAGCCCAGGTGGAGGAAGCAGCCCGCTCCCTGGCCTGGACCCTGCAGCAAGCCCGGGCCGAGGCCAAGCGCACCAACACCGCCCAAACGGTGAGCATCACCGCCAACGGCTGGACGTACAGGGGAAGCACCGTTACCTTGCAGAACATCCAGATCAGCTCCAACTACACGGGCTTTCCCCCGCTTAGCGTCACCTTCAATCCCCCCTACGGCACCACGGACGCGCCCTTGAAGAAGCTCACCCTCACCCACCAGCGCTTTAGCGACCTACAGCGCTCCGTTCACGTGGTGGGCGTCATCGGAAAGGTGATCGTGCGATGAAAAAAGGCTTCTCCCTTCTGGAAATCCTGGTGGCCCTGGCCATCTTCGGCCTCCTAAGCGGCCTGGTGCTTTCCTCCCTGCTCGGGCTATTCCGCATCAACCGGAGCGGCAACCTCGAGGCCCGGGCGGTGGTGGTGGCCAAGGACTTCCTGGAGCGGGCCGTGAAGGAGGGCACCTACGCCAACAACACCTTGACCCTGCCCAAACCGAGCCAAACGGGCGGCTTCACCTGGCAGGTGGCGGCGGCGGGAAGGCCAAACGTTAACCAAAGCCTCTCCTTCCAAACCTGCGCCGCCACCACCAGCGCCTACACCTGTAACGTTTCCTGCTCGGGAAGCGCCTGCGCGCTGGTGGCCGTGCGGCTTACCCTAACGGCGGGGGGCAAAAGCTACGTTTTCTACCGGGAGTGGGCGCCATGAGAAAGGGTTTCACCCTCTTGGAAATCCTGGTGGCCTTGGCCGTTTTGGGGATCTTCACCGCCCTTCTTCTCGCCTTCACCCAAGGCACCCTTGCCAGCAACCGCACCGCCCGCCTCCAGGCCCAGCTTCTGGAGGAGCTAAAAGACGCCGCCGGGTACGTGGCGGATAACCTCCAAGGGGCCCAAACCCTCCTAGCTTCCGCCACCCTAAACGGCAATACCTGCGCCCCGCCCGGTTGCCTGGCGGCCCTGGTGCCCGAGGCCTCTGGGGGAAGTTGCGCCCTCCGCGCCTACAAGCTGGAGGCCCGAAGCGCCATCCCCGACGACTACAAAGCCAAAGACCCCTGGGCCGACGCCAACACCCGGATGCTCCGGGAGTACCGCCTAAGCGGGCTCTCCTGCGCCGCCACCGCCTACAGCAACGCCCAGCCCTACGTGGTCCTGGACCTGGTGGACAACGACCCCACCCTCCCCTTCTTCCAGCTTTCTCCAAGCCCCCTCTCCGTCACCCTGAATATCCGCCTGAAGGCCAAGGACGGAAGCCGCGTCATCTACGTCCCCTCCTCCACCCAGACCTACACCCTCCGGGTCTACCCCCGGAACGCCCCCTAGGTTTTCACACCGCTTTCACACCCTTGGGTCATCTTAAGGGTGTCCCCCCAAAAGGGGGGGGTTGACAAGGCGAAAGGGCCCCGCCAAGAATAGGGCCTGAAAGGGGGTGAGACAAGGGTTAAGAGGAAGGAAAAAAGGTTAGAAGGGTACATGGGTTGAAAGGGCTTTTCGGCAACAGGCACTCATGGCCGCGCGATACATGAAGGCGCGGAAACCCTGAAGGAGGAAGAAGCATGCGGAACGCGAAAGGTTTCACCCTGATTGAGCTCCTGATCGTCATCGCCATCATCGCCATCCTGGCTGCGGTGCTGATCCCCAACGTCCTGAACGCTCGTAGGCGGGCTATTGAAACCTCCGCGCAGGCTTACGCCCGCTCCGTGGCCACCTGGATTGCCGCTGCGGACACGGCTGGTGCCAACCTGTCCGGCCTAACCAGCTGCACTGACCAGAATTTGCAGAACGAAGGCGCACCCGCCTCCTTGCCGAACGGGGTGCAGAGCTGCGAAATCAACTACTCCAACGGCCGCTACACGGTCACGGTCACCACCGTCACGAACAAGACCTTCACCGCAGTTTATTAACTAGACCTCTAGCAGTTAGGGGGTCCGGGCCTGCACGGACCCCTTTTCTTTAATCAGGAGCAAGATGGAACGAAGAGGTCAGCAAACACTCCTTTGGTTCTTTTTCTGGCTCATTGCCCTGTACCCCTGGGTCATTCTGCCCCCACAAGCAGGGTTGCCCGGAAAGGAAGGTTTATGGATAACACCCAAGCTCCTTCTTTTAATCGGCTTGGTATCCCTTACGACTCCCCTTTGGTTAAGCCTGTCTTCCCACAAGATCCCAAAAACACTGGTTTTATTCCAAATTATTTGGATCCTGGCCGCATGCCTTCTTGCCCTCCCCCACTACGACGAAGCCACAGACATCTGGCTAGGCCCCGAGAACCGCACGGACGGGCTCATATACCAGGTAAGCGTACTACTCCTTGCCCTTGCCCTATTCCGGTTGGAAACTCACCTACTTCAAAACATACTCCTTCCCCTCCTTATCCTGTCCGGAACCTACCAAGCCATCTTATGGCTCTGGCAAAGGAGCGGCCTTGATCCGATAAACTCAATCATTCCCTACGCTATGGAGGGTCCCCCAGGAACCATAGGAAACCCGGGTATGGCCGCTGGCTTGGCCCTGCCGCTCATACCCTTGGCCCTGGTGCTCTGGATGAAGGACAAGCGTCACTCCTGGCTTGCCGCCGCCTTTATCCTAGCCCTGGGCTTAGGCTCCCTTTCAAATAGGAGTAGCCTCCTGGCACTCGCCGTGGGGTTAGGGTTCCTGGTCCTAATAGCAAAGGATAGACGCCTAACCCTCATATCGGCGACGCTTCTCGCAACGAGCTTTGCCAGCCATGCCTACTGGCCCCGCATAGCAGCCCCAGCGAAGGATCTTACAAACACCAATACCCTAGCCACCCGCATTCAGTTGTGGAACTTAGGCCTTTCGGTCCTGTTCAAAGACCCTAAAACATTCGTTTTCGGTTTAGGACCCCGTGGTTTGCAACAAGCGACCGCTACTGAGCTTATACCCCTTAGCAAACAGCTTACCCTTTTCCACTTGGAGTACGGATGGCCACCGCAAGATAGGCTCAAAACTGCGAAGCCGCTTTGGGCACCGGCAGATCCCGTGACGTCCAGGACATACCTCCTGGAGTACGACACCCGCGGCCTGCCCGCGTACGAGAAAAAATACGGCGAAACCCTCGTTGCACTCCAGAAGCTTGCGAATGTGGACCGAGCCCACAATGCATGGTTAGACAAAGCACTGGCTTTTGGCGTGCCTTTAGCTATGGTGTGGCTGCTTTTTTTTCTTACCCCTATACCCAAGCTGCTACTAGGTGCCCCTGACCCCCTAAAGATGGGACTGGCCGTAAGCCTCGCAACTCTCTTTGTCTATTACCTGACGTGGTTCGCAGTCCCGCAAACAGAGCCCTGGCACTATACTTTGGCCGTCCTTGCATGGAAGATAGCCGAAAAATAGGGTCTTGCAAACGAGTTCAGGGAAAACACCAACCTATGGCAGGAGATCGCCTGCCTGCGGCAGGAGATGAAGACCAAAATCAACACCGCCCTCCATCGCCTGATGCTCTACTTCACCACCTTGGCCGCCGCTTTGGCACTCCCCACCCTCTTCGCCCGCTAGGCCTTAGGGGCTAAAGCCGATATAGTCCATGAAGTCAGGAAGGATCTCCTCGGCGAAGAGGCGCAAAAAGGCCGTAACCGCCCCCAGGCTCACCCCGCCCGTGAGGTCCAGGTCCGACTCCACCCAAAGGTCCCCCTCTTCGTCCACGTAGGCGCGGCTAAAGCGGTGCTCCCGGTTCCAAGCGTTCACGAGGTCAAGGGAAGGGGTCTCCTCTAAGGAAAACCCAGCGCTTAGGCTCAGGACCCCGCACCGCTCCTCTTGGCAAAAGTCCAGGTAGAGCCAGACCTTCTTAAGCCCCGCCATCTCCAGGCGGTACTCCCCTGGGCTTTGGCGCTCGTGAGGGATTTCCGCCCCCTTCAGCACCGTTTCCAGCTCCTTTTCCGTGAGGCCCTTCACCACCCCCTGGCCCAAGGCCAGGCCCAACCCCAATAACACCCAAGCCATTCTGCGCACGGCAAACCCCTTTCCGCCTTAAGGCCCCTCCATACTACACGATGCCCCGCTCCCGCAAAAAGCGGCCTTCCCGGAAGCGCTGAGGGCGGAAGGGGCTTAGGTCCAAGCTCTTCGCCTTTCCATAGACCACCTCCTCCGCCATGAGCCGGCCCACCATGGCCGCCTGCTGCACCCCGTGGCCGGAAAACCCCGCCGCCACCAGAAGCCCCTCCTCCAGGGGGCCCAGGATGGGGTTGGCGTCCGGGGTCATCTCGTAGTAGCCGAACCAGCTGGCCTTCCGGTCCAACGCCAGGCCCTCCAGGAAGGGGAAGCGGAAAAGGCCCGCCTCCAAGGTTGGTCCAAGCCAGGCCCAGTCTACCCCCTCCCGGAAGCCCGGGGGCTCGTCCGGGTTGGAGCGGCCTAGGAGAAGCCTTTCCCCTTCCGGCCGGAAGTAAAAGCCCGTGGCCAGGTCCACCGTGAGGGGGTAGGTGGGGGCGTGCCCTAAGGGCGCGGTGGCGTAGACCATCCGCCGCGCGGGGTGGACGGGAAGGTCCACCCCGAGCCGCCTCCCCACCTCCCCCGTCCAAGCCCCGGTGCAGAGGAGCAGGTAGGGGGCCTCGTACCGCCCCAAGGGGGTCTCCACCCGCCACACCCCCCCTTCCCGTCTGGCGGAAAGGAACGCCTCCCCGAAGCGCACCTCCGCCCCAAGCCGCCGGGCCTCCCGCAGGAAAAAGCCCGTGGCCCCGTGGGGGTCAATGACCCCGTCCATGGGCCCGAAGGTGGCGAAGGCCAGGCCCTCCTCCCGGAAGGGCACGAAGCCCCTCGCCTCCGCCAGGCTCAGCCGCCGCACGGGCACCCCAAGGGCCTGCTGCGTCTTTAAGGCCCCTTCCTGGGCTTCCTTCAGGGCCTCCGGTACCAGGAAGAGGTAGCCGATGGGGCGGTAGCGGGCCTCCGCCATTTCCCGGTACTCCAGGATGGAGTGGTAGGAGAGGAGGACGTTCAAGGGCTCGGAGAACTGCACCCTAACCCCGCCCGCGCTCTTCCCCGTGGACCCCTGGGCGAAGGTGGCCTCCTTCTCCAGGACCAAGACCCTTAGCCCCGCCTCGGCCAGCCTGTAGGCGCAGGCCGCCCCCACGATCCCCGCCCCCACCACGATGGCCTCGGGCATAGGAAGAGTCTAGGACACTTTTCCCCTGGGCTAGCGGTATGCTAGGGCCCGGAGGTAGCCATGGGCTACAAGCACATTCGGATCCCGGAAGACGGCGAGCGGATCACCATCCAAAACGGCACGCTCCAGGTGCCGGACCGGCCCATCATCGGCTTTATTGAAGGGGACGGCACCGGACCCGACATCTGGAGAGCGGCCAAGCCCGTCCTGGACGCCGCTGTGGCCAAGGCCTACGGGGGCAGGCGCCAGATCGCCTGGGCCGAAATCTACGCCGGGGAGAAGGCCAACCAGGTCTACGGGGAACCCATCTGGCTTCCCGAGGAAACCCTGGAGTTCATCCGGGAGTACCTGGTGGCCATCAAGGGGCCCCTGACCACCCCGGTGGGGGGCGGGATCCGCTCCATCAACGTGGCCTTAAGGCAGGAGCTGGACCTCTACGCCTGCGTGCGCCCCGTGCGCTGGTTCCAAGGGGTGCCGAGCCCGGTGAAGCACCCGGAGCTCGTGAACATGGTCATCTTCCGGGAGAACACCGAGGACATCTACGCTGGGATTGAGTGGCCGGCGGGGAGCGAGGAGGTGAAGAAGGTCCTGGACTTCCTAAAGCGGGAGTTCCCCAAGGCCTACGCCAAGATCCGCTTCCCGGACACCTCGGGCATCGGCCTCAAGCCCGTGTCCAAGGAGGGGACGGAACGCCTGGTGGCGGCGGCCATTGACTACGCCATCAAGGAGGACCTGCCCAGCGTCACCCTGGTGCACAAGGGCAACATCATGAAGTACACGGAAGGGGCCTTCCGGGAGTGGGGCTACGCCCTGGCCCGGGAGCGGTACGGGGCGGTGCCCCTGGAGGGCGGCCCGTGGCACGTGCTCAAAAACCCCAGGACGGGCCGGGAGATCGTCATCAAGGACATGATCGCCGACAACTTCCTGCAGCAGATCCTCCTGAGGCCGGATGAGTACTCGGTAATCGCCACGCTCAACCTCAACGGGGACTACATCTCCGACGCCCTGGCGGCCCAAGTGGGCGGGATCGGCATCGCCCCTGGGGCCAACATCAA encodes:
- a CDS encoding pilus assembly FimT family protein — its product is MRRGFSLLELLVVIAILGVLLALVPPSYLRWRAQAQVEEAARSLAWTLQQARAEAKRTNTAQTVSITANGWTYRGSTVTLQNIQISSNYTGFPPLSVTFNPPYGTTDAPLKKLTLTHQRFSDLQRSVHVVGVIGKVIVR
- a CDS encoding type IV pilus modification PilV family protein; amino-acid sequence: MKKGFSLLEILVALAIFGLLSGLVLSSLLGLFRINRSGNLEARAVVVAKDFLERAVKEGTYANNTLTLPKPSQTGGFTWQVAAAGRPNVNQSLSFQTCAATTSAYTCNVSCSGSACALVAVRLTLTAGGKSYVFYREWAP
- a CDS encoding type II secretion system protein, encoding MRKGFTLLEILVALAVLGIFTALLLAFTQGTLASNRTARLQAQLLEELKDAAGYVADNLQGAQTLLASATLNGNTCAPPGCLAALVPEASGGSCALRAYKLEARSAIPDDYKAKDPWADANTRMLREYRLSGLSCAATAYSNAQPYVVLDLVDNDPTLPFFQLSPSPLSVTLNIRLKAKDGSRVIYVPSSTQTYTLRVYPRNAP
- a CDS encoding prepilin-type N-terminal cleavage/methylation domain-containing protein; translation: MRNAKGFTLIELLIVIAIIAILAAVLIPNVLNARRRAIETSAQAYARSVATWIAAADTAGANLSGLTSCTDQNLQNEGAPASLPNGVQSCEINYSNGRYTVTVTTVTNKTFTAVY
- a CDS encoding YbjN domain-containing protein, with the translated sequence MAWVLLGLGLALGQGVVKGLTEKELETVLKGAEIPHERQSPGEYRLEMAGLKKVWLYLDFCQEERCGVLSLSAGFSLEETPSLDLVNAWNREHRFSRAYVDEEGDLWVESDLDLTGGVSLGAVTAFLRLFAEEILPDFMDYIGFSP
- a CDS encoding NAD(P)/FAD-dependent oxidoreductase, which produces MPEAIVVGAGIVGAACAYRLAEAGLRVLVLEKEATFAQGSTGKSAGGVRVQFSEPLNVLLSYHSILEYREMAEARYRPIGYLFLVPEALKEAQEGALKTQQALGVPVRRLSLAEARGFVPFREEGLAFATFGPMDGVIDPHGATGFFLREARRLGAEVRFGEAFLSARREGGVWRVETPLGRYEAPYLLLCTGAWTGEVGRRLGVDLPVHPARRMVYATAPLGHAPTYPLTVDLATGFYFRPEGERLLLGRSNPDEPPGFREGVDWAWLGPTLEAGLFRFPFLEGLALDRKASWFGYYEMTPDANPILGPLEEGLLVAAGFSGHGVQQAAMVGRLMAEEVVYGKAKSLDLSPFRPQRFREGRFLRERGIV
- the icd gene encoding NADP-dependent isocitrate dehydrogenase: MGYKHIRIPEDGERITIQNGTLQVPDRPIIGFIEGDGTGPDIWRAAKPVLDAAVAKAYGGRRQIAWAEIYAGEKANQVYGEPIWLPEETLEFIREYLVAIKGPLTTPVGGGIRSINVALRQELDLYACVRPVRWFQGVPSPVKHPELVNMVIFRENTEDIYAGIEWPAGSEEVKKVLDFLKREFPKAYAKIRFPDTSGIGLKPVSKEGTERLVAAAIDYAIKEDLPSVTLVHKGNIMKYTEGAFREWGYALARERYGAVPLEGGPWHVLKNPRTGREIVIKDMIADNFLQQILLRPDEYSVIATLNLNGDYISDALAAQVGGIGIAPGANINYQTGHAVFEATHGTAPKYANQDKVNPSSVILSGEMMLRYLGWNEAADLILAAMERTIAKGLVTYDFHRLLVAEGKPATLLKTSEFGRALIEHM